A stretch of the Glutamicibacter sp. JL.03c genome encodes the following:
- a CDS encoding CDP-glycerol glycerophosphotransferase family protein, whose product MTQIEAAVARQPHRYGWIQTLALTMQRMKKYERALELFAAACEGDPSNITWRIRWARCARLARKADYASAVLDKLVVDFPDDPKASSAIATFLLDSSQRWRELDVRLQHENQHAADPKWSFLTAEAAAYMSRFDLAEQYYRKTLELDDQHVKYWYGLGRSLEEQGKQEEADNAYSNAVLRSGDTTVQKIGIGKIHEREDDWNRALDAYEAQLGQAEEGVDLYLLNYRAGEAAARLFEFRQAAQYYRRAEELAETIEDHVLAGYAQGRVLSRSGDFESAAKCFARFIDFLPEQKRVETPVALFRFAYSLHQVGKHAEASELFLQAASEWGYLGTSFRGSKAAGARANEHRQRAAICAATGDWAGAASAYSSAIWHASSTERQWQARAGQAYAKLGDFEKACEYFVGMLLFTEISLAGLGNALKGVGRRRGALAIHAREVEDLDENLVLFESSHGKNVHCHPFAIYQAMREDPRFANFRYVWVYNDDSQIPAQLANDPDVAIIKQHSDKYIKVLGTAKYLVNNATFPTYFARREGQQVLNTWHGTPLKFMGKLVKDGVAEHRNVQRNFLQTTHMMVPNTHTLKTLSTDHDLDGLFPAKVALTGSPRIDQMVNMSEERRSEILTELGIDPENHQKIVLFAPTWRGQLKDQSYDVSGLVDDLATLAQGEHHMLFRAHRFAEKLIGDAELDAAVVPSSIDTNELLAVIDVLITDYSSIFYDFLPAKKPVIFYTPDFAAYEAERGLYFERSTWPGEVLDSIEDVAAELQRQLSVAEPQPHLNFAENLETFASMEDGHATARVIDFFFFDDDSHVLAPVEDQRKKLLFYQGPFKPNGIATAFTNLIGSLDPSKYHVSVAVDMGAVASNADSMEILASLPGHVKILPRAGATIMSAEERWVSDGYHAHRGFDSPGAEQVHLGTMAREMQRSFGDARFDAAIDFEGYSRFWASLFSAAHSHAARNYIYLHNDMVGEWKLRFGTMPGLFATYRHYDQLVSVTQSVGEQNVKELSTLFGLAEEKFTVSENLLDLEKPLRWSTLEDPVHTFSGEGLTVFANMARLSPEKGQMKLLEAFAQVHEQHPNTRLLLIGDGPLRTDLETEVAARGLAGKAVITGLLSNPFPTLKTADCFVFSSDYEGQGLAMVEAMMLGLPAISTDVVGSHSVLADGYGLLVENSAAGLVDGMDRYLNGYQADKKFDAQEYQNSALAQFERLVDGVKV is encoded by the coding sequence ATGACCCAGATCGAAGCCGCAGTGGCGCGCCAGCCGCATCGTTACGGCTGGATCCAGACGCTCGCATTGACCATGCAGCGGATGAAGAAGTACGAGCGGGCTCTAGAGCTATTTGCCGCGGCATGCGAGGGCGATCCAAGCAACATCACCTGGCGCATCCGCTGGGCTCGCTGTGCCCGATTGGCTCGCAAGGCCGACTACGCCTCGGCAGTACTGGACAAGCTGGTTGTCGATTTCCCGGATGATCCCAAAGCATCATCAGCCATTGCCACCTTCCTGCTGGACAGCAGCCAGCGCTGGCGCGAATTGGACGTCCGCCTGCAACATGAAAATCAACATGCAGCAGACCCGAAATGGTCATTCCTGACGGCAGAAGCTGCAGCCTACATGTCTCGTTTCGACCTTGCAGAGCAGTACTACCGAAAGACCCTCGAACTCGATGACCAGCATGTTAAATATTGGTATGGCCTTGGCCGTAGCCTCGAAGAACAGGGCAAGCAAGAAGAAGCCGACAACGCTTATTCCAACGCGGTCTTGCGCTCGGGAGACACGACCGTTCAGAAAATCGGTATTGGTAAGATCCACGAACGCGAAGACGACTGGAACCGGGCCTTGGATGCCTATGAAGCGCAACTGGGACAAGCAGAGGAAGGTGTAGACCTCTACCTGCTTAACTACCGCGCTGGCGAAGCAGCCGCCCGGCTCTTTGAATTCCGCCAGGCGGCACAGTATTACCGCCGAGCCGAAGAGCTTGCTGAAACCATCGAAGACCATGTGCTGGCAGGCTATGCACAAGGACGAGTGCTCTCTCGTTCCGGCGACTTTGAATCTGCAGCAAAATGCTTCGCGCGATTCATCGACTTCTTGCCAGAACAAAAACGAGTTGAAACTCCCGTTGCGCTATTCCGCTTTGCATATAGTCTTCACCAGGTTGGCAAGCATGCTGAAGCCAGTGAGCTCTTCCTGCAGGCAGCATCCGAATGGGGGTACCTCGGTACATCCTTCCGAGGATCAAAAGCAGCAGGTGCCCGCGCCAATGAACACCGTCAGCGCGCTGCCATTTGCGCAGCCACCGGTGACTGGGCAGGCGCTGCATCGGCCTACTCATCGGCCATCTGGCACGCCTCATCTACCGAACGCCAGTGGCAGGCACGCGCAGGCCAAGCATACGCCAAGTTGGGCGATTTCGAGAAGGCCTGCGAATACTTCGTTGGCATGCTGCTCTTTACCGAAATTTCCCTGGCAGGCTTGGGCAATGCGCTCAAGGGCGTAGGACGCCGCCGTGGTGCCTTGGCTATCCATGCGCGTGAAGTCGAAGACCTGGATGAGAACCTGGTCCTTTTCGAGTCATCTCACGGAAAGAACGTGCATTGCCATCCCTTTGCAATCTACCAGGCCATGCGAGAAGATCCGCGATTCGCGAATTTCCGCTACGTTTGGGTTTACAACGACGATTCCCAGATTCCGGCTCAGCTGGCCAATGATCCAGATGTCGCAATCATCAAGCAGCACTCGGACAAGTACATCAAGGTTCTTGGCACAGCCAAGTACCTGGTGAACAATGCAACGTTCCCGACGTACTTTGCCCGTCGCGAGGGCCAGCAGGTGCTGAACACCTGGCACGGCACCCCGCTGAAATTCATGGGTAAGCTAGTGAAGGATGGCGTGGCTGAGCACCGCAACGTCCAGCGGAACTTCCTTCAAACCACGCATATGATGGTTCCGAACACCCACACCTTGAAGACGTTGAGCACGGATCATGATCTGGACGGCCTGTTCCCGGCAAAGGTCGCATTGACCGGCAGCCCACGCATCGACCAGATGGTCAATATGAGCGAGGAACGCCGTAGCGAGATCCTCACCGAATTGGGTATCGATCCTGAGAACCACCAGAAGATCGTGTTATTCGCGCCAACCTGGCGCGGGCAGCTCAAGGATCAATCTTATGACGTGAGCGGACTCGTCGACGACCTGGCAACTCTGGCCCAAGGCGAGCACCACATGCTTTTCCGCGCACATCGCTTCGCAGAGAAGCTCATCGGCGACGCTGAACTCGATGCCGCAGTGGTCCCTTCGTCAATTGACACCAATGAACTTCTTGCTGTCATTGACGTCTTGATCACCGACTACTCGTCGATTTTCTATGACTTCTTGCCCGCCAAGAAACCTGTCATCTTCTATACTCCCGACTTCGCAGCCTATGAGGCAGAACGAGGGCTCTACTTTGAGCGCTCCACCTGGCCAGGCGAGGTGCTCGACTCGATCGAGGATGTTGCTGCGGAACTCCAGAGGCAGCTGAGCGTCGCTGAACCCCAGCCGCATCTGAACTTCGCCGAGAACCTGGAAACCTTTGCTTCCATGGAGGATGGCCACGCAACCGCACGAGTCATCGATTTCTTCTTCTTTGATGATGATTCGCACGTGCTGGCGCCGGTCGAAGATCAGCGCAAGAAGCTGTTGTTCTATCAAGGCCCGTTCAAGCCAAACGGCATTGCCACCGCGTTTACCAACCTGATCGGCTCCTTGGATCCGTCAAAGTACCACGTGTCTGTGGCCGTGGACATGGGAGCGGTAGCAAGCAATGCCGACTCCATGGAGATCCTCGCTTCGCTGCCTGGGCACGTGAAGATTCTTCCACGAGCTGGCGCCACGATCATGTCCGCGGAAGAACGTTGGGTATCCGACGGGTATCACGCGCATCGCGGTTTTGATTCGCCGGGAGCCGAGCAAGTCCACCTGGGGACCATGGCACGAGAGATGCAGCGTTCCTTCGGTGACGCGCGCTTCGACGCAGCCATCGACTTCGAAGGCTATTCGAGATTCTGGGCCAGCTTGTTCTCGGCGGCACACTCCCATGCGGCACGCAACTACATTTACCTTCATAACGACATGGTCGGCGAATGGAAGCTCCGCTTCGGCACCATGCCCGGTCTCTTCGCGACTTACCGTCACTATGATCAACTGGTGTCGGTGACCCAAAGCGTGGGGGAGCAGAACGTCAAGGAGCTATCCACGCTCTTTGGGCTGGCTGAAGAGAAGTTCACCGTTTCGGAAAACCTCTTGGATCTGGAGAAGCCATTGCGCTGGTCCACGCTTGAGGATCCGGTGCACACCTTCTCCGGCGAGGGCTTGACTGTTTTTGCCAACATGGCTCGACTGTCACCGGAAAAAGGGCAGATGAAATTGTTGGAGGCCTTCGCACAGGTGCATGAGCAGCATCCAAACACTCGACTGCTTCTTATCGGTGACGGACCATTGCGCACCGACCTGGAAACCGAGGTTGCCGCCCGCGGTCTTGCCGGCAAAGCGGTCATCACCGGTCTGCTCTCGAACCCGTTCCCAACATTGAAGACCGCAGATTGCTTCGTGTTTTCCTCGGACTATGAGGGCCAGGGCCTGGCTATGGTTGAAGCGATGATGCTTGGACTGCCAGCGATCTCAACCGACGTGGTGGGTTCACACAGCGTCTTGGCTGATGGCTACGGCTTGCTCGTCGAGAACTCTGCCGCCGGTTTGGTTGATGGCATGGACCGATACCTGAACGGTTACCAGGCGGACAAGAAATTTGATGCGCAGGAATACCAGAACAGCGCGCTAGCGCAGTTTGAACGACTGGTCGATGGTGTCAAAGTCTGA
- a CDS encoding CDP-glycerol glycerophosphotransferase family protein, producing the protein MKVLKTLNNAASYAGQRLAARQQRKFIDRHATELFHMPTGEDRYRVALYFADEMVNAYQIRQWYEPIKQLAQYVSVVVITRRPDSALALREECPLPVHYAPTIEDVERLVDSQDLRLVFYVNQNIRNFQMMRFNEPNHVFISHGESEKAYMWSNQLKAYDYVFSAGQAAQDRLNLHLRNYDAQTRTRLIGRPQIDVSYLAPYSLNTSLPTVLYAPTWEGDRPSMHYGSVLSHGEKLIDALIKDGGFNLIFRPHPRSGLNSGAYGHAVERIRQKLVSANATSAARLLFDDTTHWGWQWAVSDLCVTDISAVAYDFMATGKPMFVTTPVSAEATVTDSPALAKVPALSADESEEIAGKIRRALTEDNESFREVVEYYFGDVTAGASMERFITESLKLVVGDVEVERLPRRRAA; encoded by the coding sequence ATGAAGGTGTTAAAAACCTTGAATAACGCGGCATCATACGCCGGGCAACGCCTTGCTGCTCGACAGCAGCGTAAATTCATTGATCGCCACGCCACCGAACTGTTTCACATGCCTACCGGAGAGGACCGTTATCGCGTTGCCTTGTACTTCGCTGACGAGATGGTCAATGCGTACCAGATCCGCCAGTGGTACGAGCCAATCAAGCAATTAGCGCAGTACGTTTCCGTCGTAGTCATCACCCGTCGCCCTGACTCGGCACTGGCGCTGCGGGAGGAATGCCCTCTGCCGGTGCATTACGCGCCGACCATTGAAGACGTTGAACGGCTGGTCGATTCGCAGGATCTGCGTTTGGTGTTCTATGTAAATCAGAACATCCGCAATTTCCAGATGATGCGCTTCAACGAGCCTAATCACGTCTTCATCAGCCACGGTGAGAGCGAAAAGGCCTACATGTGGTCCAATCAGCTCAAGGCCTACGATTATGTCTTCTCGGCAGGACAGGCAGCTCAGGATCGCTTGAACTTGCACCTGCGCAACTATGACGCCCAGACGCGTACGCGCCTAATCGGCCGTCCACAGATTGATGTTTCCTACTTGGCCCCTTATTCGCTGAATACTTCCCTGCCAACGGTGCTGTACGCGCCGACCTGGGAGGGTGACCGTCCGTCCATGCATTACGGCTCGGTTCTCTCGCACGGCGAGAAATTGATCGATGCGCTGATCAAGGACGGAGGATTCAATTTGATATTCCGCCCGCATCCTCGTTCAGGATTGAATTCTGGTGCCTACGGACATGCCGTTGAACGGATCCGTCAGAAACTGGTGTCAGCCAATGCGACGTCTGCTGCACGTTTGCTTTTCGATGACACCACCCATTGGGGCTGGCAGTGGGCGGTCTCTGATTTATGCGTGACCGACATTTCCGCTGTTGCCTACGATTTCATGGCCACCGGCAAGCCGATGTTCGTGACTACCCCGGTATCCGCGGAGGCTACCGTGACCGACTCCCCTGCGTTGGCCAAGGTGCCGGCGCTGTCGGCCGACGAGTCCGAAGAAATTGCCGGCAAGATCCGAAGGGCCTTAACTGAAGACAATGAGAGCTTCCGCGAAGTCGTGGAATACTACTTTGGCGACGTTACCGCTGGTGCCAGCATGGAACGCTTTATCACCGAGTCGTTGAAGCTCGTAGTGGGCGACGTCGAGGTTGAACGGCTGCCTCGCCGAAGGGCCGCCTAG
- a CDS encoding YceD family protein: MVFSTRDLGRSPGSMETLNEQVQAPADVGNALIGIRGGSELDLDLRLEAVHEGILVSGTATAQIAGECGRCLDPIEYDFVADIQELFYYEESEEFEEDDDVDQYWVVGDLIDIDPVLRSAVVTALPFQPVCKEDCLGLCNECGINLNDEPEHHHEVLDPRWAALAQLSDNVTEDSDKN, from the coding sequence TTGGTTTTTTCAACCAGGGATCTCGGCCGTTCGCCGGGCTCAATGGAGACTCTAAACGAGCAGGTTCAGGCACCCGCAGATGTGGGAAATGCACTCATCGGTATTCGTGGAGGATCTGAGCTTGACTTAGATCTTCGCCTTGAAGCCGTGCATGAAGGAATTTTGGTATCGGGTACCGCTACAGCGCAAATTGCTGGGGAATGTGGACGATGCCTGGATCCTATCGAGTACGACTTCGTGGCTGATATTCAGGAGCTCTTCTACTATGAGGAGAGCGAAGAATTCGAAGAAGATGATGATGTGGATCAGTATTGGGTAGTCGGTGACTTGATTGACATCGATCCGGTACTACGGAGCGCAGTGGTTACCGCCCTGCCGTTCCAGCCGGTTTGCAAGGAAGATTGCTTGGGGCTCTGCAATGAATGCGGAATCAACCTCAACGATGAACCCGAGCATCACCATGAGGTACTTGATCCACGTTGGGCGGCGCTAGCGCAGCTGTCCGACAATGTCACTGAAGATAGTGACAAAAACTAA
- the rpmF gene encoding 50S ribosomal protein L32 — protein sequence MAVPKRKMSRANTRARRSQWKATAPNLVKTVENGRVTYSLPHQAKVVTDSAGTELFLEYKGRKVADV from the coding sequence GTGGCTGTTCCAAAGCGGAAGATGTCCCGTGCGAATACTCGTGCCCGCCGTTCTCAGTGGAAGGCCACCGCGCCGAACCTGGTGAAGACCGTTGAAAACGGTCGCGTAACTTACAGCCTGCCTCACCAGGCTAAGGTTGTCACCGACTCGGCCGGTACTGAACTGTTCCTTGAGTACAAGGGTCGCAAGGTCGCTGACGTCTAA
- the rnc gene encoding ribonuclease III, which translates to MKRLGIDIDSETLRLAFTHRSYSYENGGIPTNERLEFLGDSILGFCVAEHLYAKFPDLPEGDLAKRRAAIVSTRALAMIARDLEVGEHLLLGRGEAQSNGANKSSILADTMESILGATYLVQGMDAARAFVLRFVTPLLEDPRLLGATTDWKTVIQEVVASRKLGELRYQVTGSGPDHARTYLAVLHIGENGYGEGHGPSKKEAEQEAAHQTWLQLNPGEQIPKS; encoded by the coding sequence ATGAAGCGTCTCGGAATCGATATCGATTCCGAGACGCTTCGTCTTGCATTCACCCATCGCTCGTATTCCTACGAGAACGGTGGCATTCCAACGAACGAACGCCTTGAATTCCTTGGGGACTCGATCCTTGGCTTCTGCGTTGCAGAACACCTTTACGCTAAATTCCCCGATCTGCCCGAAGGCGATCTGGCAAAACGCCGTGCCGCCATTGTCAGCACGCGTGCCCTGGCCATGATTGCCCGAGACCTGGAAGTTGGAGAACATCTTCTCCTCGGACGCGGAGAAGCCCAATCCAACGGCGCTAACAAGTCGTCCATCCTGGCTGACACCATGGAATCCATCCTCGGAGCGACCTACCTGGTCCAGGGAATGGACGCGGCTCGTGCTTTTGTGCTTCGCTTCGTCACACCACTGCTGGAGGATCCTCGCCTACTCGGCGCCACTACCGACTGGAAGACAGTTATCCAGGAAGTCGTTGCCTCTCGCAAATTAGGCGAACTGCGTTATCAGGTCACCGGATCTGGCCCTGACCATGCACGCACCTACCTTGCCGTGCTGCACATTGGAGAGAACGGCTATGGCGAAGGCCATGGACCGTCCAAAAAAGAAGCTGAACAGGAAGCTGCCCACCAAACGTGGCTGCAGCTCAATCCTGGCGAACAGATCCCGAAAAGCTAA